The following proteins are encoded in a genomic region of Poecilia reticulata strain Guanapo linkage group LG11, Guppy_female_1.0+MT, whole genome shotgun sequence:
- the heyl gene encoding hairy/enhancer-of-split related with YRPW motif-like protein: MKRPHDYSSPDSDTDEFIDVGQEDSYCPVTGSMSPGSASQILARKKRRGIIEKRRRDRINHSLSELRRLVPSAFEKQGSSKLEKAEILQMTVDHLKLLHAMGGKGYFDARALAVDYRTLGFRECVGEVVRYLSSLEGESPDPIGARLVSHLSHCASELDPLLLQSPPASALPFPPWPWTSFPPIGPATPAPSSPSFPSSRRDLALLGSYPSSASLRLAPLAGCQQGAPPLLGPTALASIHRVASLPSSPALGHSRPNQPSPHSTTCASPLPLPTASSSSPCSSSSTSSSSAPPQVSFRPFAPLGSPIAQRRSLSGSSKAPQGWGTEIGAF, translated from the exons atgaagaGACCTCACGACTACAGCTCTCCAGACTCGGACACAGACGAGTTCATCGACGTGGGGCAAGAGGACAGCTACTG CCCCGTCACCGGGTCCATGTCTCCAGGCAGCGCCTCGCAGATTCTGGCACGGAAGAAGAGGAGAGGG ATCATAGAGAAAAGGCGCAGAGACCGGATCAACCACAGCCTTTCGGAGCTGCGGAGACTGGTGCCAAGTGCTTTCGAGAAACAG gGTTCTTCTAAGttggaaaaagcagaaattctCCAGATGACTGTGGACCATCTCAAACTGTTGCATGCAATGGGAGGAAAAG GTTACTTTGACGCGAGGGCACTGGCAGTAGACTACAGGACCCTTGGCTTCAGGGAGTGCGTTGGAGAGGTTGTACGGTACCTAAGCTCACTGGAGGGGGAGTCTCCCGACCCAATAGGAGCTCGCCTCGTTTCCCACCTCTCGCACTGTGCCAGTGAGCTGGACCCTCTCCTCCTACAGTCACCCCCTGCCTCCGCCTTACCCTTCCCTCCCTGGCCATGGACCTCCTTCCCACCAATTGGTCCTGCTACACCGGCCCCTTCCTCGCCATCTTTCCCAAGCAGCCGCAGGGATCTTGCGCTGCTGGGGAGCTACCCATCATCCGCCTCGCTGCGTCTGGCCCCGTTGGCTGGCTGTCAACAGGGCGCCCCGCCGCTCCTCGGACCGACAGCTCTGGCCTCCATTCACAGGGTGGCCTCCCTCCCATCGTCTCCTGCTCTGGGCCACTCCCGACCGAACCAGCCGTCCCCTCACAGCACCACCTGTGCCTCACCTCTACCTCTCCCGactgcctcctcttcctctccctgtTCCTCTTCTTCTACTTCATCATCTTCTGCCCCTCCACAAGTGTCCTTCCGGCCTTTTGCGCCTCTGGGCTCGCCAATAGCCCAGCGCAGGAGCTTAAGCGGATCATCCAAGGCGCCACAGGGGTGGGGAACTGAGATCGGGGCGTTTTGA